A portion of the Bacteroidales bacterium genome contains these proteins:
- the ftsH gene encoding ATP-dependent zinc metalloprotease FtsH, whose amino-acid sequence MADKKSNPGNFPGGNLGNRPGNSPGNSPGGPGKPKFNSYWFIGIILLAMIGLQFLGSGNNLKEIDSNRFFQVLKQGDVEKIVIVNKEKVEIYIKAERLSDPRYDDVRSNKSNSMLGQPVPQYYFTIISQDVFMEDLNRVMNELPAEDRPAYTTLTRRNYMGEIMLWVIPFLLIMGIWIYMLRRMGGGGGAGGGNIFSVGKSKAQIFDKETSVKVDFHDVAGLEEAKVEIREIVEFLKNPKKYTELGGKIPKGALLVGPPGTGKTLLAKAVAGEASVPFFSMSGSDFVEMFVGVGASRVRDLFKQAKEKAPCIVFIDEIDAVGRARGRNPNFGSNDERENTLNQLLTEMDGFGSNSGVIILAATNRADVLDKALLRAGRFDRQIHVELPDLNERRAIFEVHVKPIKVDKSVDVYFLAKQTPGFSGADIANVCNESALIAARKDKKAVDKQDFLDAVDRIIGGLEKKNKIIKEEEKRTIAWHEAGHATISWLLEHANPLVKVTIIPRGRALGAAWYLPEERQITTTEQMLDEMCATLGGRASEALTFSRISTGALNDLERVTKQAYAMISYFGMSEKIGNRSFYDSSGQQEYSFNKPYSEKTAETIDEEVKILIDNQYQRALSILRKNKKGLQQLAEILLEKEVIFSDDLEQIFGKRPWIRHEEPPKKKEELPKKKKELAKKPEEKENEAVKKDDSESEKA is encoded by the coding sequence ATGGCAGATAAAAAGAGTAATCCCGGAAATTTCCCGGGAGGCAACCTGGGTAACAGGCCGGGAAACAGTCCGGGAAACAGTCCCGGAGGCCCCGGAAAGCCCAAATTTAATTCATACTGGTTCATAGGGATCATTCTTCTGGCTATGATCGGTCTCCAGTTCCTGGGTTCCGGCAACAATTTAAAAGAGATTGATTCCAACCGCTTTTTCCAGGTACTGAAACAGGGGGATGTGGAGAAGATTGTCATTGTCAACAAAGAGAAGGTCGAGATCTATATCAAAGCGGAAAGGCTCAGCGACCCTCGTTACGATGATGTCAGATCCAACAAGTCAAACTCGATGCTAGGACAGCCTGTGCCTCAATACTACTTCACCATTATCAGCCAGGATGTATTTATGGAAGACCTGAACAGGGTCATGAACGAATTACCTGCCGAGGATCGCCCCGCCTATACCACTCTCACGCGCAGAAATTATATGGGTGAAATCATGCTGTGGGTAATCCCCTTCCTTCTGATTATGGGTATCTGGATTTACATGCTCCGCCGGATGGGCGGAGGAGGAGGTGCCGGTGGCGGAAATATTTTCAGCGTGGGAAAATCTAAAGCCCAGATATTTGATAAGGAGACAAGTGTAAAAGTTGATTTTCATGATGTTGCCGGCCTGGAAGAGGCCAAGGTAGAGATCCGGGAGATCGTGGAGTTTTTGAAGAATCCAAAAAAATATACGGAGCTTGGTGGAAAAATTCCCAAAGGCGCCCTGCTCGTAGGACCTCCGGGAACCGGAAAAACTCTGCTGGCCAAAGCAGTGGCCGGTGAGGCCAGTGTTCCGTTCTTTTCCATGTCGGGTTCCGATTTTGTGGAGATGTTCGTGGGAGTAGGAGCATCGAGGGTCAGAGACCTCTTCAAACAAGCCAAAGAAAAAGCCCCGTGCATCGTATTTATAGATGAGATTGATGCTGTGGGCCGCGCACGGGGAAGAAATCCTAATTTTGGCTCCAATGATGAGCGGGAAAACACATTGAACCAGCTACTTACAGAGATGGATGGCTTTGGGAGCAACAGCGGGGTCATTATCCTGGCCGCAACCAACAGGGCCGATGTGCTTGATAAGGCGCTGCTCAGGGCAGGACGATTCGACCGTCAGATACATGTTGAGCTACCCGATCTGAATGAACGCAGAGCCATATTTGAGGTACATGTTAAGCCCATCAAAGTGGATAAATCGGTGGATGTGTATTTTCTGGCCAAACAGACCCCCGGATTCTCGGGGGCAGATATTGCCAATGTTTGTAATGAATCGGCACTGATTGCTGCACGAAAAGATAAAAAGGCCGTAGACAAGCAGGATTTCCTGGATGCAGTGGACCGGATCATCGGTGGCCTGGAAAAGAAGAATAAAATAATCAAAGAGGAGGAGAAGAGAACCATTGCCTGGCATGAAGCCGGACACGCAACCATAAGCTGGCTTCTCGAACATGCCAATCCTCTTGTAAAGGTTACCATAATTCCCAGAGGAAGGGCCCTTGGAGCAGCCTGGTATTTGCCCGAAGAAAGGCAGATCACCACTACCGAGCAAATGCTGGATGAGATGTGCGCCACTCTTGGAGGAAGAGCTTCCGAGGCTCTGACCTTTTCCCGCATATCTACGGGTGCCCTCAATGATCTGGAACGAGTCACCAAGCAGGCCTATGCCATGATCTCGTATTTTGGCATGAGCGAGAAAATTGGAAACCGCAGTTTTTATGATTCAAGTGGACAGCAGGAATACTCATTTAATAAACCCTACAGTGAGAAGACGGCTGAAACCATTGATGAAGAGGTAAAAATCCTGATAGATAATCAATACCAGAGGGCCCTTTCCATTCTGCGAAAAAATAAGAAAGGCTTGCAGCAACTGGCAGAAATTTTACTGGAAAAAGAGGTGATCTTCAGCGACGACCTGGAACAAATTTTCGGGAAACGTCCCTGGATACGGCATGAAGAGCCTCCCAAGAAAAAAGAGGAGCTTCCAAAAAAGAAGAAGGAACTAGCTAAGAAGCCGGAAGAGAAGGAGAATGAGGCAGTAAAAAAGGATGACAGCGAATCTGAAAAGGCTTAG
- the pyrE gene encoding orotate phosphoribosyltransferase, with the protein MAERDRHVAALLLQSKAIILEPAKPFTWASGWLSPIYCDNRVTLSYPEIRNFVKEAFRTSIQDHFESPDLIAGVATGAIAQGALVADIMNLPFVYVRPSAKEHGRQNMIEGRMRPGQKVVVVEDLISTGGSSLKAVEALRQAGAKVLGMVAIFSYGFELAIDNFKKANVELHTLTNYHILIETALASGDIQKEQVEMLQQWRKNPSSWKRAKKES; encoded by the coding sequence ATGGCAGAAAGAGATCGACATGTAGCAGCTTTACTGTTGCAAAGTAAAGCAATAATCCTTGAACCCGCAAAACCCTTTACCTGGGCATCGGGATGGCTATCTCCCATCTATTGTGATAACCGGGTGACCCTCTCCTACCCGGAAATCAGAAACTTTGTGAAAGAGGCTTTCCGGACCAGTATACAGGACCATTTTGAAAGCCCGGATCTTATTGCCGGAGTGGCCACAGGAGCCATCGCCCAGGGGGCCCTGGTGGCAGATATCATGAATCTGCCTTTTGTTTATGTAAGGCCATCTGCCAAGGAACACGGCCGGCAAAACATGATCGAAGGGCGCATGCGGCCCGGGCAAAAGGTGGTCGTGGTGGAAGATCTTATAAGTACCGGGGGAAGTTCGCTCAAAGCGGTAGAAGCCCTGAGGCAGGCCGGGGCCAAGGTGCTGGGAATGGTGGCCATTTTCTCTTATGGATTTGAGTTGGCCATTGACAATTTTAAAAAGGCCAATGTGGAGCTGCATACCCTTACCAACTATCATATACTGATAGAAACAGCTCTGGCTTCGGGCGATATTCAAAAGGAGCAGGTAGAGATGTTACAGCAATGGAGAAAGAATCCTTCCTCCTGGAAAAGAGCTAAGAAAGAGAGCTAA
- a CDS encoding NUDIX domain-containing protein: MYKVFFNDRTVYFGDDFSRAFLKHKGLFYKYSSYSELSELVGFFISLTQINNLYILHDDILMVFEEFKACFKVIEAGGGIVFNKQGEFLVICRNGVWDLPKGKLEQGEDFQQAAKREVVEETGLYGIEVLDPLISTYHTYTLKGERVLKKTKWFEMSYGGDSEPLLQSKEGITDYRWVSPGNTGFIRENSYGSILDVLYAKNLL; this comes from the coding sequence ATGTATAAAGTTTTTTTCAACGATAGGACGGTATATTTTGGAGATGATTTCTCCAGGGCTTTTTTAAAGCATAAAGGCCTCTTTTATAAGTACAGCAGTTATTCAGAGTTAAGTGAACTGGTCGGTTTTTTTATTTCTCTGACCCAGATAAACAACCTGTACATCCTGCATGATGATATCCTGATGGTTTTCGAGGAGTTCAAGGCATGTTTCAAAGTGATCGAGGCCGGAGGGGGTATCGTGTTCAATAAACAAGGTGAGTTCCTGGTGATTTGTCGAAACGGGGTCTGGGATCTGCCCAAGGGAAAGCTTGAGCAGGGCGAGGACTTTCAACAGGCAGCAAAGAGGGAGGTCGTGGAGGAGACCGGCCTTTACGGCATTGAAGTGCTTGATCCATTGATTTCTACCTATCATACTTATACGCTGAAAGGAGAAAGGGTACTGAAAAAGACCAAGTGGTTTGAGATGAGCTATGGCGGGGATTCTGAACCGCTGTTGCAATCGAAGGAGGGAATCACAGATTATCGATGGGTAAGCCCTGGGAATACCGGGTTTATCAGGGAAAACAGCTATGGCAGTATCCTGGATGTACTCTATGCGAAAAACCTGCTCTGA
- a CDS encoding DUF2007 domain-containing protein: MEASMVHIFSSGQPYKAELVRQMLADHNIQAFLVNKQDSAYKIGVVELYVNRDDVIRAKKLIQEFDYN; this comes from the coding sequence ATGGAGGCCAGCATGGTTCATATCTTCTCCTCGGGTCAGCCCTACAAAGCGGAGTTGGTCAGGCAGATGCTGGCAGACCATAACATCCAGGCTTTTCTGGTAAACAAACAGGATTCTGCATATAAAATCGGAGTGGTTGAGCTCTATGTGAATCGCGACGACGTGATCAGGGCCAAGAAGCTAATCCAGGAATTTGACTACAATTGA
- a CDS encoding biotin--[acetyl-CoA-carboxylase] ligase: protein MKSRWIKHDSVASTNTFILEAIRNMPLEEGTIVSADYQEGGRGLGEHSWQSERGENLLMSLLLFPAFLSAQWQFHISRVASLALCDVLETLGVDAVIKWPNDILTRKGKIAGILIEHGILGGKLSHSVIGIGLNLNQSVFPEFPVPATSLRLETGKRVEVAGTGALVEDRLMDRYHALKEGFTARLEKEYTERLFLAGTPSVFRSGEDRFEGIIRGVNDFGELMVESGGKIRTFGHGAIIFELNLDRD from the coding sequence ATGAAAAGCCGTTGGATCAAACATGACAGTGTTGCATCGACCAATACCTTCATTTTGGAAGCTATCAGAAATATGCCCCTCGAAGAAGGAACCATCGTTTCTGCTGATTACCAGGAAGGTGGGAGGGGATTGGGGGAGCACAGCTGGCAAAGCGAACGGGGCGAAAACCTGTTGATGAGCTTGCTGCTCTTTCCTGCATTTTTGTCAGCACAGTGGCAGTTTCATATATCCAGAGTCGCCTCCCTGGCCCTCTGTGATGTGCTGGAGACCCTGGGGGTTGATGCCGTGATCAAATGGCCCAACGATATTCTAACCAGAAAGGGAAAGATTGCTGGAATATTAATTGAACATGGCATTTTAGGCGGGAAACTCTCCCATTCGGTTATAGGTATAGGTCTGAATCTGAATCAAAGCGTATTTCCGGAATTTCCTGTTCCGGCTACCTCGCTGCGCCTGGAGACCGGTAAGCGGGTAGAAGTAGCCGGAACAGGAGCGCTTGTAGAGGACCGTTTAATGGACCGGTACCATGCATTAAAGGAGGGTTTTACGGCCCGGCTTGAAAAGGAGTATACGGAGAGGCTGTTTTTGGCGGGTACCCCTTCGGTGTTCAGATCCGGGGAAGATCGTTTCGAGGGGATCATCAGGGGGGTCAACGATTTTGGAGAACTGATGGTTGAAAGCGGAGGAAAGATCCGGACCTTCGGACACGGTGCCATCATTTTTGAGCTGAACCTGGATCGTGATTAG
- a CDS encoding TlpA disulfide reductase family protein, which yields MLSRSLTFLLLFLACEFTLGQSASIHAVSPDYSGQTIHTTIAWNPFMTIPIFSSSTVCSEEGAFSQLIPLEEPRVVQFETGLYQAYLYMEPGYHYEVQFPAYKEKDWDERISPFYQSVALPLTVLSRTSLISRERVEGIRDVNHSIALFDSLFVGSNQKIISQRKLGIPRNSDSLIHQLEIQFANDSSRFFADYRRFRYGALKLNEGKTGLVELCHNYLGPAVMEWHPGFIELFRALFKNFIYYYSGTPEGHEFRNLVNRNQDYRRARELVLQHPAIWSDTLAEMVLLQEFSELFYQGEYHKEAILIMLDSMAHDPLTPQFGVYAMQLKEKLSSLVTGNAPPKISLEDLAGESWTLDDFKGKYTYLFFGTTDHYGCMMEYPFLQSFLSKHASYLNVVTIMVSEERHKLEDFMTRNGYSWTVLHYEGQPEVLDEYMVRAYPTAYLLDRNGKLLLSPAPLPSEGFEQQLFRIMRSRSEI from the coding sequence ATGCTTAGCCGTTCTCTCACTTTCCTTCTCTTATTCCTGGCTTGTGAATTTACTCTGGGCCAGTCGGCCTCCATTCATGCCGTCTCGCCTGATTATTCGGGTCAAACCATCCATACCACCATTGCCTGGAATCCTTTTATGACGATACCAATCTTTTCCAGCAGCACGGTGTGCAGTGAAGAGGGTGCATTCAGTCAGCTCATACCCCTGGAAGAACCCCGGGTGGTACAATTCGAAACAGGGCTCTATCAGGCCTATCTTTACATGGAGCCCGGATACCACTATGAGGTGCAGTTTCCAGCCTATAAAGAGAAGGATTGGGATGAACGTATCTCTCCATTTTATCAATCAGTGGCTCTGCCTCTGACTGTCCTGTCACGGACCTCACTCATAAGCCGCGAACGCGTGGAGGGAATCAGGGATGTAAACCATTCCATCGCTCTCTTTGATTCGCTGTTTGTCGGTTCCAACCAGAAGATTATTTCTCAGCGGAAGCTGGGAATACCGCGAAACAGCGATTCGCTTATCCACCAGCTGGAAATTCAGTTTGCCAATGACAGCTCCAGGTTTTTTGCAGATTACCGGCGCTTCAGATACGGGGCCCTGAAATTAAATGAAGGAAAGACCGGGCTGGTCGAACTATGCCATAATTACCTGGGGCCCGCTGTCATGGAATGGCATCCCGGATTTATTGAGCTATTCCGTGCCCTGTTTAAGAATTTCATATACTACTATTCCGGGACCCCCGAAGGTCATGAATTCCGGAATCTGGTGAACCGGAACCAGGATTACCGAAGAGCAAGGGAGCTGGTTCTGCAGCACCCTGCCATATGGAGTGATACCCTTGCGGAAATGGTCCTGCTCCAGGAGTTCTCCGAACTGTTTTACCAGGGTGAGTATCACAAAGAAGCGATCCTGATTATGCTGGACTCCATGGCTCATGATCCCCTGACTCCTCAATTTGGGGTCTATGCCATGCAGCTAAAAGAAAAGTTATCCAGTCTTGTAACCGGCAACGCCCCTCCGAAAATAAGTCTGGAGGACCTGGCCGGAGAATCATGGACCCTGGATGACTTTAAAGGGAAATACACCTATCTGTTCTTTGGTACAACCGATCACTACGGCTGTATGATGGAATATCCCTTCTTACAGTCCTTCCTCAGCAAACATGCATCGTACCTGAATGTGGTTACCATCATGGTATCTGAGGAGCGCCATAAACTGGAAGACTTTATGACCAGGAACGGTTACAGCTGGACAGTCCTGCACTATGAAGGACAGCCAGAGGTGCTGGACGAATACATGGTCAGAGCGTATCCAACAGCCTATCTCTTAGACCGGAACGGAAAGCTGCTCCTGTCTCCTGCCCCATTACCATCGGAAGGATTTGAGCAACAACTATTTCGAATTATGCGTTCACGGAGTGAGATCTGA
- the rsfS gene encoding ribosome silencing factor, translating into MSAKSRMEQSDELHVEKKRELILNAIMEKKGHQIVSIDLSEVENSICDCFIICHGESHTQVGAIVDSIEKKLKEEAKIRAHHVEGLQNSQWVLMDYFDILVHVFQEEYRSFFKLEELWADGKVTRVTEKS; encoded by the coding sequence TTGTCAGCAAAAAGCCGGATGGAGCAAAGCGATGAATTACATGTGGAGAAGAAGAGGGAGTTGATACTCAATGCCATCATGGAAAAAAAAGGACATCAAATTGTTTCCATCGATCTTTCTGAAGTTGAAAACTCTATTTGCGACTGCTTTATCATATGTCACGGAGAATCGCATACGCAGGTGGGGGCCATCGTGGATTCTATCGAAAAGAAACTGAAAGAGGAGGCTAAAATCAGGGCTCATCATGTGGAAGGGCTCCAAAACAGCCAGTGGGTCCTTATGGACTACTTTGATATCCTGGTCCACGTTTTCCAGGAAGAATACAGATCATTCTTCAAGCTGGAGGAGTTGTGGGCAGATGGAAAAGTAACACGGGTGACGGAAAAAAGTTAA